A genomic window from Armatimonadota bacterium includes:
- a CDS encoding Na+/H+ antiporter subunit C, whose product METPLAVVIGGLYAVGLYLMLRRSVVKLLIGLAVLTNAANLLIFTAAGMTRGRPPLVPSGQAQLSPPYADPLPQAMILTAIVIGFGVLAFAVALVHRVVQVVGSDDLDAMKTTDT is encoded by the coding sequence GTGGAGACGCCGCTGGCAGTCGTCATCGGGGGGTTGTACGCCGTCGGCCTGTACCTGATGCTGCGTCGCAGTGTCGTCAAGCTGCTCATCGGACTCGCTGTGCTGACCAACGCGGCGAACCTGCTCATCTTCACCGCGGCGGGGATGACCCGCGGCCGGCCGCCCCTTGTGCCGTCCGGCCAGGCGCAGCTGTCCCCGCCCTATGCCGACCCGCTCCCTCAGGCGATGATCCTCACCGCGATTGTCATCGGTTTCGGCGTGCTGGCCTTCGCCGTGGCCCTTGTCCACCGGGTGGTGCAGGTAGTGGGCAGCGACGACCTCGACGCGATGAAGACGACCGACACATGA
- a CDS encoding Na+/H+ antiporter subunit B, protein MTSLIFSTAARFLLPLLLLFSLFLLVTGHNEPGGGFVGGLVAAGAFTLYAIAYGVEATRHLLRVDPRLPVAIGLLVIVTSGVIGLFRRQPFLAARWWDLPVPGAGPVTVGTPMVFDVGVYLVVVGTTLTIIISLAEE, encoded by the coding sequence GTGACCTCGCTGATCTTCTCCACGGCCGCGCGGTTCCTTCTGCCGCTGCTGCTGCTGTTCTCCCTTTTTCTCTTGGTGACCGGGCACAACGAGCCGGGCGGCGGTTTCGTCGGCGGGCTCGTGGCCGCGGGCGCATTCACCCTCTATGCCATCGCCTACGGGGTTGAGGCGACACGCCATCTCCTGCGGGTGGACCCGCGTCTTCCAGTCGCCATCGGCCTGCTGGTGATCGTCACGAGCGGCGTGATCGGCCTCTTCCGCAGGCAGCCGTTTCTCGCCGCGCGATGGTGGGATCTTCCGGTGCCCGGCGCCGGGCCCGTCACGGTGGGGACGCCGATGGTCTTTGACGTCGGGGTTTACCTGGTCGTGGTGGGAACGACGCTGACCATCATCATATCGCTTGCGGAGGAGTAG
- the trpA gene encoding tryptophan synthase subunit alpha, whose protein sequence is MSRIGATFERLRLRRRPAFIPFIVAGDPDLHTTARVVEMLVDAGADLIELGVPFSDPVADGPTNQRAYQRALAAGTRLTDVLTLVGELRRRMDIPVVLLSYYNPILQFGPASFCVEAVRRGVDGVVVPDLPSDEADELLAPARQCGLDTIFLLAPTSTDERIRLVAERCTGFVYCVSLTGITGMRDRLSGDLPDLVARIRARTRLPICVGFGVSTPEQAREVGAVADGVIVGSAIVALLERSDGPARARELAASLRRALDGPPGGKAAP, encoded by the coding sequence ATGAGCCGCATCGGCGCAACCTTCGAGAGGCTGCGCCTGCGGCGTCGCCCGGCTTTCATCCCCTTCATCGTGGCGGGCGATCCCGACCTGCACACCACGGCGCGTGTGGTCGAGATGCTCGTTGACGCGGGAGCGGATCTGATCGAGCTGGGCGTCCCGTTCTCCGATCCCGTCGCCGACGGACCGACGAACCAGCGTGCCTACCAGCGGGCCCTGGCCGCGGGGACCCGGCTGACCGACGTGCTCACGCTGGTGGGCGAGTTGCGCCGGCGGATGGACATTCCCGTCGTCCTTTTGTCGTACTACAATCCGATCCTGCAGTTCGGACCGGCGTCCTTCTGCGTCGAGGCCGTCCGCCGGGGCGTGGACGGCGTGGTGGTGCCGGATCTGCCCTCCGATGAGGCGGATGAGCTGCTCGCTCCGGCCCGGCAGTGTGGGTTGGATACGATCTTCCTCCTGGCGCCGACCAGTACCGACGAGCGGATCCGGCTGGTCGCGGAGCGGTGCACAGGATTCGTCTACTGCGTCTCGCTGACCGGGATCACCGGGATGCGGGACCGGCTGTCCGGAGACCTCCCCGACCTTGTGGCCCGGATCCGCGCCAGGACGCGCCTTCCGATCTGCGTCGGCTTCGGGGTCAGTACGCCGGAGCAGGCGCGCGAAGTGGGGGCGGTGGCGGATGGGGTGATTGTGGGTAGTGCGATTGTGGCCCTGCTGGAGCGGTCCGACGGTCCGGCCCGAGCCCGTGAGCTGGCCGCCTCGCTGCGCCGGGCTCTGGACGGCCCTCCGGGGGGAAAGGCCGCGCCGTGA
- a CDS encoding 8-oxo-dGTP diphosphatase gives MISQRTLCFLHRGRQVLLLHRRRSPNAGMWNGIGGKIEPGETPFAACVREVREETGLTIPSPDLRGLLVVTVQATGDVWIIYVFTAPAPDGPLAPSPEGDLRWVDAEQIASLHTPADLPVILPRILNEDGITVVRIHYATDDAVEPQRLEILGP, from the coding sequence GTGATCTCCCAGCGGACGCTGTGCTTCCTGCACCGCGGCCGCCAGGTGTTGCTGCTGCACCGCCGCCGATCCCCGAACGCCGGGATGTGGAACGGGATCGGCGGCAAGATCGAACCGGGCGAAACTCCCTTTGCCGCCTGTGTGCGCGAGGTCAGAGAAGAGACCGGGCTGACGATCCCGTCCCCGGACCTGCGCGGCCTGCTCGTGGTCACGGTGCAGGCCACGGGGGACGTGTGGATCATCTACGTCTTCACCGCGCCGGCGCCCGACGGCCCGCTGGCCCCCTCCCCCGAAGGCGACCTGCGCTGGGTGGACGCCGAGCAGATCGCCTCCCTGCACACGCCGGCCGACCTGCCCGTAATCCTCCCCCGCATCCTCAACGAGGACGGCATCACCGTCGTCCGCATCCACTACGCGACCGACGACGCCGTCGAGCCGCAGCGCCTTGAGATCCTCGGTCCGTAG
- the trpB gene encoding tryptophan synthase subunit beta — MKGRFGKYGGRFVPETVIPALVELEDAYRRAAADAAFQAELDRYLTRYCGRPTPLYYAERLTRFLGGPRIFLKREDLLHTGAHKINNTMGQVLLARAMGKRRVIAETGAGQHGVATATAAAIFGLACEIYMGAEDMARQELNVYRMQLLGAEVHPVESGTRTLKDAINEALRDWVTNVATTFYVIGSVVGPHPYPTMVRDFQSVIGRETRAQMLQETGRLPDCLVACVGGGSNAMGLFHPFREDPTVRMIGVEAGGLGIPTMHHAATLVAGRPGVLHGAYSYLLQDEGGQVRGTHSVSAGLDYPGVGPEHSYFKDAGRAEYVAVTDDEALEGFRLLARTEGIIPALEPAHAVAYLRLLAPRMGREQTVVLGLSGRGDKDVQHVARLEQG; from the coding sequence ATGAAGGGCCGCTTCGGGAAGTACGGCGGACGGTTCGTGCCGGAGACCGTGATTCCCGCGCTCGTCGAGTTGGAAGACGCCTACCGCCGCGCCGCCGCCGACGCCGCTTTCCAGGCCGAGCTCGACCGCTACCTGACCCGCTACTGCGGCCGGCCCACGCCCCTGTACTACGCCGAACGCCTGACCCGTTTCCTGGGCGGTCCGCGCATCTTCCTCAAACGGGAAGATCTGTTGCACACCGGGGCCCACAAGATCAACAACACGATGGGGCAGGTCCTCCTGGCCCGCGCCATGGGGAAGCGGCGCGTCATCGCCGAGACCGGCGCCGGCCAGCACGGCGTGGCCACGGCCACGGCCGCGGCGATCTTCGGGCTGGCCTGCGAGATCTACATGGGCGCCGAGGACATGGCGCGACAGGAACTCAACGTCTACCGGATGCAGCTGCTCGGCGCGGAGGTCCACCCCGTGGAGAGCGGCACCAGGACCCTGAAGGACGCCATCAACGAGGCGCTGCGGGATTGGGTGACCAACGTGGCCACCACCTTCTACGTCATCGGCTCGGTGGTCGGCCCGCACCCGTATCCGACGATGGTGCGCGATTTCCAGTCCGTGATCGGCCGCGAGACCCGGGCCCAGATGCTCCAGGAAACCGGCCGCCTGCCCGATTGCCTGGTGGCCTGCGTGGGGGGAGGCAGCAATGCCATGGGGCTGTTTCACCCCTTCCGGGAGGACCCGACGGTGCGGATGATCGGCGTGGAAGCCGGCGGTCTGGGGATCCCGACGATGCACCACGCGGCGACGCTGGTGGCCGGCCGTCCCGGGGTGCTCCACGGGGCGTATTCCTATCTGCTGCAGGACGAGGGCGGGCAGGTCCGCGGGACGCACTCCGTCTCGGCGGGACTGGACTATCCGGGCGTGGGACCGGAGCACAGTTACTTCAAAGATGCCGGACGCGCCGAGTACGTCGCGGTGACGGACGACGAGGCGCTGGAGGGGTTCCGCCTGCTGGCCCGGACGGAAGGCATCATCCCGGCCCTGGAACCCGCCCACGCCGTCGCCTACCTGCGCCTGCTGGCGCCCAGGATGGGGCGGGAGCAGACCGTTGTGCTCGGTCTGTCCGGGCGGGGCGACAAAGACGTCCAGCATGTCGCGCGCCTGGAGCAGGGATGA
- a CDS encoding DUF1646 family protein: MDVVIVADLLILLAVLILPLVSRWVERNLEAFLFVMGLVAAVAARVLDGHLIRAALTDPIPITIAVFVSGLAFHRLRGSVADLLVRLRTVLPMRLVVAVLVTALALISSVITVIIASLVLVELIGAMRFREEDETRLVVLACMAIGLGAALTPIGEPLSTIATAKLGEEFWFLMQLLGPWVIPGIVALGAAAALLPLRYRGSSLQEAVVEETYRTVVGRALRVFLFVMALTLLGEGFRPLIDRFVIHLDARLLYWINMVSAILDNATLTAAEISPRMSPLQVRAVLMGLLISGGMLIPGNIPNIIAANRLKIRSRTWACWGVPLGLALLLMYFAALFLL, encoded by the coding sequence GTGGACGTCGTCATCGTCGCCGATCTCCTCATCCTTCTGGCCGTCCTGATCCTTCCGCTGGTCTCCCGTTGGGTGGAGCGGAACCTCGAGGCGTTCCTGTTCGTCATGGGTCTGGTTGCCGCGGTCGCGGCGCGGGTCCTGGACGGACACCTCATCCGCGCCGCCCTCACCGATCCCATTCCGATCACCATCGCCGTCTTCGTCTCCGGGCTGGCCTTCCACCGGCTGCGCGGGTCCGTCGCCGACCTGCTGGTCCGGCTGCGCACGGTGCTGCCCATGCGGCTGGTCGTCGCCGTTCTGGTCACGGCGCTGGCCCTGATCAGCAGCGTGATCACGGTGATCATCGCCTCCCTGGTCCTGGTGGAGCTGATCGGGGCGATGCGGTTTCGGGAGGAAGACGAGACGCGACTGGTGGTCCTGGCCTGCATGGCCATCGGCCTGGGCGCGGCGCTCACTCCGATCGGCGAACCGCTCTCCACAATCGCCACGGCCAAACTCGGTGAGGAGTTCTGGTTCCTGATGCAGCTGCTCGGGCCGTGGGTGATTCCGGGCATTGTCGCACTGGGCGCCGCCGCCGCGCTGTTACCCCTGCGCTACCGGGGTTCCAGTCTCCAGGAGGCGGTTGTGGAGGAGACCTACCGGACGGTCGTCGGCCGGGCGCTGCGGGTCTTCCTGTTCGTCATGGCCCTGACACTGCTGGGGGAAGGATTCAGACCGCTGATCGACCGGTTCGTCATTCACCTCGACGCCCGCCTGCTGTACTGGATCAACATGGTCTCGGCCATCCTGGACAACGCCACCCTCACCGCGGCGGAGATCAGTCCGCGGATGTCGCCACTACAGGTGCGGGCCGTGTTGATGGGGCTGCTGATCAGCGGCGGCATGCTCATCCCCGGCAACATCCCCAACATCATCGCCGCGAACAGACTGAAGATCCGCAGCCGGACCTGGGCGTGCTGGGGAGTGCCATTGGGGCTGGCCCTTCTGCTGATGTACTTTGCCGCGCTGTTTCTCCTCTGA
- the trpS gene encoding tryptophan--tRNA ligase: MTTKTDTAPVAERPAGPEKKGRLLTGDRPTGRLHLGHYVGTLANRVKLQDDYDCFFLLADLHLLTTRLEHLEEIRDNIREIVLDYLSVGIDPGRSTIVLQSLVPQTAELQLIFSMLVTVPRLQRVPTLKEVMRDLHIAQPSLGLLAYPVLQAADILIVRGEIVPVGKDQASHLEVTREIARRFNELFRPVFPEPQTLIGEVGTLPGIDGKAKMSKSLGNAIFLADDPETVTRKVMSMYTDPTRIHPTDPGHVEGNPVFIYHDAFNPDRAEVEELKARYRQGTVGDVEVKRRLAAALNGFLEPIRARRAQYALRQVDEIIIEGSRRARAIAQETMAMVRDAMRMNYFG; this comes from the coding sequence ATGACGACGAAGACGGACACCGCGCCGGTCGCGGAGCGCCCCGCCGGTCCTGAAAAGAAGGGCCGCCTGCTCACCGGCGACCGGCCCACGGGGAGGCTCCACCTGGGCCACTATGTGGGAACGCTGGCCAACCGGGTGAAGCTGCAGGACGACTACGACTGTTTCTTCCTGCTGGCCGACCTGCACCTGTTGACCACGCGGCTGGAGCACCTGGAGGAGATCCGCGACAACATCCGGGAGATTGTCCTGGACTACCTCAGCGTGGGCATCGATCCCGGCCGATCGACCATCGTCCTGCAGTCGCTGGTTCCTCAGACCGCCGAGCTGCAGCTCATTTTCTCCATGCTGGTCACGGTGCCGCGGTTGCAGCGCGTGCCGACGTTGAAGGAGGTGATGCGCGACCTGCACATTGCGCAGCCGTCCCTGGGGCTGCTGGCCTACCCGGTGCTGCAGGCGGCGGACATCCTCATCGTCCGCGGCGAGATTGTGCCCGTGGGCAAGGACCAGGCCTCGCATCTGGAGGTGACCCGGGAGATCGCCCGACGGTTCAACGAGCTGTTCCGCCCGGTGTTCCCCGAGCCGCAGACGTTGATCGGCGAGGTCGGCACCCTGCCGGGCATCGACGGGAAAGCCAAGATGAGCAAGTCCCTCGGGAACGCCATCTTTCTCGCCGACGATCCCGAAACGGTGACGCGGAAGGTGATGAGCATGTACACCGATCCGACGCGCATCCACCCCACCGATCCCGGCCACGTCGAGGGGAACCCCGTCTTCATCTACCACGACGCCTTCAACCCCGACCGGGCCGAGGTCGAGGAGCTCAAGGCCCGCTACCGCCAGGGGACGGTCGGGGATGTGGAGGTGAAACGGAGGCTGGCCGCGGCGCTGAACGGCTTCCTGGAACCGATTCGCGCCCGGCGGGCGCAGTATGCGCTTCGCCAGGTGGACGAGATCATCATCGAGGGCAGCCGGCGGGCGCGGGCCATCGCCCAGGAAACGATGGCCATGGTCCGGGACGCCATGCGCATGAACTACTTCGGCTAG
- a CDS encoding phosphoribosylanthranilate isomerase, which translates to MVRVKICGIRSASAAVAAAEAGADAIGLVFAPGRRQVTVDQARAIVAALPPFVTRVGVFVDEDPARIREVAASVPLDLVQLHGSESPRYCAALGLPVIKAVRMRDRTSGAALGEYRVAGFLLDSFEPNLAGGTGKPFPWALAAGLRAPAPLILAGGLTAENVGEALEIVRPYGVDVSSGVETDGRKDPAKIREFIRRVRLWDDAR; encoded by the coding sequence GTGGTCAGGGTCAAGATCTGCGGGATCCGTTCCGCCTCCGCGGCCGTGGCGGCGGCCGAGGCGGGGGCGGATGCCATCGGCCTGGTCTTCGCGCCCGGCCGGCGGCAGGTCACCGTGGACCAGGCGCGCGCCATTGTCGCGGCGCTGCCCCCCTTCGTGACGAGGGTGGGGGTGTTCGTCGACGAGGATCCCGCCCGCATCCGGGAGGTGGCCGCCTCCGTCCCCCTCGATCTGGTCCAGCTCCACGGCAGCGAGTCGCCCCGGTACTGCGCCGCGCTGGGCCTGCCCGTGATCAAGGCCGTTCGGATGCGCGACCGGACATCGGGGGCGGCCCTGGGCGAGTATCGCGTCGCCGGCTTCCTGCTGGACAGCTTCGAGCCCAACCTCGCCGGCGGGACGGGGAAGCCCTTCCCCTGGGCCCTCGCCGCGGGCCTGCGCGCCCCCGCCCCGCTCATCCTGGCCGGCGGACTCACGGCCGAGAACGTCGGGGAGGCCCTGGAGATCGTCCGGCCCTACGGCGTGGACGTGAGCAGCGGGGTGGAGACCGACGGACGCAAAGATCCGGCCAAGATCAGAGAGTTCATCCGCCGCGTTCGCCTCTGGGACGACGCCCGATGA
- a CDS encoding putative monovalent cation/H+ antiporter subunit A, translated as MATVVLSGFILAAAAPWLARWWGRTAGWLLSFLPVALAIYLGLQLPMITEGRPQFARFSWVPALDVGLSLYLDGLSLLFALLITGIGSLIVIYSGGYLAGHPHRHRFYAFMLMFMASMLGLVLADDVIALFVFWELTSLSSYLLIGFDHERPAARAAALQALLVTGLGGLALLAGVLMLGSVAGSFELSTILARGETVRGQPLARPAMLLILVGAFTKSAQVPFHFWLPNAMEAPTPVSAYLHSATMVKAGVYLLARLNPLFAGMEGWSSSVTTIGAATMITGAVLAMMQVDLKRILAYSTVSALGLLTMLLGFGTEAAAAAAMVFLLAHALYKGALFLVAGVVDHETGVREITGLAGLGRVMRMTALAAGLSALAMAGLPPFLGFIGKELVYETTLHVPGGRAAWTTVTMAWSILYVAIAVISGIAPFVGPRIAPASTRHDGPVTLWLGPLVLGALGLAMGVAPGTVAQPLVEPAAAAVAPGSADVSLALWHGVNPGLALSIAGLLGGLAIYTAQGALRPALDGATRLLPWGPARAYEAGLDGLNRAAVAQTRVLQSGYLRYYLLLIVLAAAVTGWYTLLRSGVAGGPLRWEWGDARFHELVLAALIIAAAAWAARSPSRLGAVASLGVTGYGVALIYFIFGAPDLAITQFLVETLTVILFVLAFYHLPRFAVLSHPAARLRDAAVAVAAGGLMTLLVVAAAGSGATRAVSAYFAENSLLLGHGRNVVNVILVDFRALDTLGETVVLAVAGIGVYVLLKLRPPGRGR; from the coding sequence CTGGCTACGGTCGTCCTCTCCGGGTTCATTCTCGCCGCTGCCGCCCCGTGGCTGGCGCGGTGGTGGGGGCGCACTGCCGGGTGGTTGCTCTCATTCCTGCCGGTCGCGCTTGCGATCTACCTCGGACTGCAGCTTCCCATGATCACCGAGGGCAGGCCGCAGTTCGCCCGTTTCTCCTGGGTACCCGCGCTTGACGTCGGCCTTTCCTTATACCTTGACGGGCTGAGCTTGCTCTTCGCCCTGCTCATCACCGGCATCGGCAGTCTCATCGTGATCTATTCGGGGGGGTACCTGGCCGGGCATCCGCACCGGCACCGGTTCTACGCCTTCATGCTGATGTTCATGGCGTCGATGCTCGGCCTGGTGCTGGCGGACGATGTCATCGCGCTGTTCGTCTTTTGGGAACTAACCAGCCTGAGTTCGTACCTGCTCATCGGCTTCGACCACGAGCGGCCAGCGGCGCGCGCCGCCGCGCTGCAGGCCCTGCTCGTCACCGGCCTGGGCGGCCTGGCCCTGCTGGCCGGCGTCCTCATGCTCGGGTCGGTTGCGGGCAGCTTCGAGCTTTCCACCATCCTGGCGCGCGGGGAGACGGTTCGCGGCCAACCCCTGGCTCGGCCGGCGATGCTGCTCATTCTGGTCGGCGCCTTCACCAAATCCGCCCAGGTCCCGTTTCACTTCTGGCTGCCCAACGCGATGGAGGCACCCACGCCGGTCAGCGCCTACCTCCACTCGGCGACGATGGTCAAGGCGGGCGTCTACCTGCTGGCCCGGCTCAACCCGCTGTTCGCCGGTATGGAGGGGTGGTCGTCCTCGGTGACGACGATTGGCGCGGCGACGATGATCACGGGCGCGGTGCTGGCCATGATGCAGGTTGACCTGAAGCGGATCCTGGCCTACTCCACCGTGAGCGCGCTGGGTCTGCTCACGATGCTGCTCGGCTTCGGGACGGAGGCCGCGGCGGCGGCGGCGATGGTGTTCCTGCTGGCCCACGCGCTGTACAAGGGTGCCCTGTTCCTCGTCGCCGGGGTCGTGGATCACGAGACCGGCGTCCGCGAGATCACCGGGCTGGCGGGGCTCGGTCGGGTCATGCGCATGACAGCGCTCGCCGCCGGGCTTTCTGCACTGGCCATGGCGGGACTCCCTCCGTTTCTGGGTTTCATCGGGAAGGAACTGGTCTATGAAACGACCCTGCACGTCCCGGGCGGGAGGGCGGCGTGGACGACGGTGACCATGGCCTGGAGCATCCTCTACGTGGCCATCGCCGTGATCTCCGGCATCGCGCCGTTTGTCGGCCCCCGGATCGCCCCCGCAAGCACCAGGCACGACGGTCCCGTGACCCTGTGGCTGGGTCCGCTGGTGCTCGGCGCGCTTGGTCTGGCCATGGGTGTCGCGCCCGGTACCGTGGCGCAGCCGCTGGTCGAACCGGCCGCCGCAGCGGTGGCGCCGGGTTCGGCGGATGTTTCACTGGCGCTCTGGCACGGCGTCAACCCCGGTCTGGCCCTCAGCATCGCGGGTCTTCTCGGCGGGCTTGCGATCTACACCGCGCAGGGCGCGCTGCGGCCGGCCCTGGACGGCGCGACACGGCTGCTGCCTTGGGGACCAGCGCGGGCGTACGAGGCCGGTCTGGACGGCCTCAACCGGGCGGCAGTGGCCCAGACCCGCGTCCTGCAAAGCGGCTACCTCCGTTACTACCTGCTGCTGATCGTCCTTGCCGCTGCGGTCACGGGATGGTACACGCTGCTGCGCTCCGGTGTGGCGGGCGGTCCCTTGCGATGGGAGTGGGGCGACGCGCGGTTCCACGAGCTGGTGCTCGCCGCGCTGATCATCGCGGCCGCGGCCTGGGCCGCGCGATCGCCGTCCCGCCTCGGCGCCGTGGCGTCGCTCGGGGTCACCGGGTACGGCGTGGCGTTGATCTACTTCATCTTTGGGGCGCCGGATCTGGCCATCACGCAGTTCCTGGTGGAGACCCTGACGGTGATCCTGTTCGTCCTGGCCTTCTACCACCTTCCCCGTTTCGCGGTGCTTTCGCACCCTGCGGCGCGGCTCCGGGATGCGGCGGTGGCGGTGGCCGCCGGCGGCTTGATGACTCTGCTCGTGGTGGCCGCCGCGGGGAGCGGAGCGACACGCGCCGTTTCCGCCTACTTCGCCGAGAACAGCCTGCTGCTGGGTCATGGCCGGAACGTCGTCAACGTCATCCTGGTGGACTTTCGCGCCCTGGACACTCTGGGGGAGACCGTCGTGCTGGCGGTGGCCGGGATCGGGGTGTACGTGCTGCTCAAACTGCGTCCGCCGGGGCGGGGGCGGTGA
- a CDS encoding sodium-dependent transporter, which produces MGRGATERWGSRVGFVLATAGSAVGLGNIWRFPSMAADNGGGAFVLLFLVLILVVGIPGLIAELVLGRHTHRNPVDAFLTLRPRSLWGAVGALSVAAAFLILSYYSVIAGWVLAYVGLAASGDLAGLDPAGLGHAYARLAGHPWHPVAWHGAFLVITAVVVISGVQRGIERWAKILMPGLILMLGILALRVLSWENALTGAAWLIQPRWAEITWQTLLRAMGQVFFSFGLGMGVMITYGSYLEADEDIPRSALYVATADAGIALLSALIVIPALFAFDRPVEGGPGLLFVTLPGVLNEMPLGRLLNVVFFAMVAVAALTSAISLLEVVVAFLVQGQKWTRQVAVASATIAIFLAGIPSALSPAAVPIAVRGRDFLTVVDGLASDLLLPLGGLCTAIFVGWIWGTRPALVELRRGAVSFRPSGLWAASVRLIIPVAVGLILLAGLLGVR; this is translated from the coding sequence GTGGGTCGCGGTGCCACCGAGCGCTGGGGATCGCGCGTCGGCTTCGTGCTGGCCACGGCCGGCTCGGCCGTCGGGCTAGGTAACATCTGGCGCTTCCCCTCGATGGCTGCGGACAATGGCGGCGGCGCCTTCGTCCTGCTCTTTCTCGTCTTGATCCTCGTGGTGGGGATTCCGGGGCTGATCGCGGAGCTGGTGCTGGGGCGACACACCCACCGCAACCCCGTGGACGCCTTCCTCACCCTGCGCCCGCGATCCCTGTGGGGTGCGGTCGGGGCTCTGAGTGTTGCCGCCGCCTTCCTCATTCTATCGTATTACTCGGTGATCGCGGGGTGGGTGCTGGCCTACGTGGGCCTGGCCGCGTCCGGGGATCTCGCCGGGCTCGATCCGGCTGGCCTCGGCCACGCCTATGCGCGCCTGGCCGGGCACCCTTGGCATCCGGTGGCCTGGCACGGCGCGTTCCTCGTGATCACGGCCGTGGTGGTGATCAGCGGAGTCCAGCGTGGAATCGAGCGCTGGGCGAAGATTTTGATGCCCGGGCTGATTCTCATGCTCGGCATCCTGGCGTTGCGGGTGCTGAGCTGGGAAAATGCCTTGACCGGTGCTGCCTGGCTAATTCAGCCGCGCTGGGCAGAGATCACCTGGCAGACGCTGCTGCGGGCCATGGGCCAGGTCTTCTTCAGCTTCGGTCTGGGGATGGGGGTGATGATCACCTACGGCAGCTACCTGGAGGCGGACGAGGACATTCCCCGCAGCGCGCTCTACGTCGCGACCGCCGATGCCGGCATCGCCCTCCTCTCCGCCTTGATCGTCATCCCGGCCCTGTTCGCTTTTGATCGGCCGGTGGAGGGCGGTCCGGGACTGCTCTTCGTCACGCTGCCGGGAGTGCTGAACGAGATGCCACTCGGGCGACTGCTTAACGTGGTGTTCTTTGCGATGGTGGCTGTGGCGGCCTTGACCTCGGCGATCTCACTGCTCGAGGTGGTCGTGGCCTTCCTCGTTCAGGGCCAGAAGTGGACCCGTCAGGTGGCCGTTGCCTCCGCCACGATTGCAATCTTCCTCGCCGGCATTCCCTCGGCGCTCTCGCCGGCGGCGGTGCCGATCGCGGTACGCGGCCGGGACTTCCTGACGGTCGTCGACGGACTGGCCTCGGATCTCCTGTTGCCCCTGGGCGGCCTGTGTACGGCGATCTTCGTCGGCTGGATCTGGGGCACGCGGCCGGCCCTTGTCGAACTCCGCCGGGGCGCCGTCTCCTTTCGCCCCTCCGGATTGTGGGCGGCGAGCGTGCGCCTGATCATCCCGGTGGCGGTCGGCCTCATCCTGCTGGCGGGGCTGCTCGGCGTTCGCTGA
- a CDS encoding site-2 protease family protein has product MKWAWRLGTVAGIAVYVHATFFILIAWVAVTHWAQGRDFLAAAAAVIFILALFACVVLHELGHALTARRYGIRTRDITLLPIGGVARLERMPEEPLQELWVAAAGPAVNVVIALLLFLWLTIAGGVEPVSGITMTQGPFLERLMILNLILVVFNLLPAFPMDGGRIVRALLATRMEYTRATQIAAALGQGMAFLFGFVGFFTNPFLLFIALFVWIGAAQEASLVQVRSALSGIPVRRAMITDFRTLAPEDSLRRAAEVLLAGTQQDFPVVEADRVVGLLLRADLLAALAGQRHEAAVAEVMRREFYSVDSHEMLDLAFARLQQGQIRTAPVIHGGRLVGLVTMENIGEFVAVQAALEMAPG; this is encoded by the coding sequence ATGAAGTGGGCCTGGCGACTGGGGACCGTGGCGGGGATCGCCGTCTACGTCCACGCCACATTCTTCATCTTGATCGCCTGGGTTGCCGTCACCCACTGGGCCCAGGGTCGCGACTTCCTGGCCGCCGCCGCGGCTGTGATCTTCATCTTGGCCCTGTTCGCCTGCGTCGTGCTCCACGAACTGGGGCACGCCCTGACGGCGCGGCGCTACGGGATCCGCACCCGGGACATTACCCTGCTGCCGATCGGCGGCGTGGCCCGGCTGGAACGGATGCCCGAGGAGCCGCTGCAGGAACTATGGGTGGCAGCGGCGGGGCCTGCCGTCAACGTCGTCATCGCCCTCCTCCTCTTCCTCTGGCTGACGATCGCCGGCGGAGTCGAACCCGTCTCCGGGATCACCATGACCCAGGGACCGTTCCTGGAACGGCTGATGATCCTCAACCTCATCCTGGTGGTCTTCAATCTGCTGCCCGCCTTTCCCATGGACGGGGGCCGGATTGTGCGCGCGCTGCTGGCGACGCGGATGGAGTACACGCGCGCCACGCAGATCGCCGCGGCGCTGGGGCAGGGGATGGCGTTCCTCTTCGGCTTCGTCGGGTTCTTTACCAACCCGTTCCTGCTCTTCATCGCGCTGTTCGTCTGGATCGGCGCCGCCCAGGAGGCGAGTCTGGTCCAGGTACGCAGCGCCCTGAGCGGCATTCCCGTGCGGCGGGCGATGATCACGGATTTCCGCACGCTGGCTCCGGAGGACTCGTTGCGGCGGGCGGCCGAGGTGCTGCTGGCCGGCACGCAGCAGGACTTTCCCGTGGTCGAGGCGGACCGGGTGGTCGGCCTGCTCCTGCGCGCCGACCTGCTGGCCGCTCTGGCCGGGCAGCGGCATGAGGCCGCGGTCGCCGAGGTGATGCGTCGCGAGTTCTACTCGGTGGACTCCCACGAGATGCTGGATCTGGCCTTCGCCCGCCTGCAGCAGGGCCAGATCCGCACCGCTCCGGTGATCCACGGCGGGCGGCTGGTCGGCCTGGTGACCATGGAGAACATCGGCGAGTTCGTCGCGGTGCAGGCGGCCCTGGAAATGGCGCCTGGATAG